In Methanocella paludicola SANAE, the sequence GAGCGCATCTCGGGGCCCAGGAGCGGGTCCGCGCCGGGGAGCTTGTCGAAGGGCAGCACGACCTCTTTTACGGAGACGTACTTCGGCTTCGGCTCCTCGGTGTAGCCCATCTCCTTCAGCGAGTATCCTATGATCGCCTTGGCGGCGATCTTTGCCAGCGGAAGCCCGGTCGCCTTGCTCACGAACGGTATCGTCCTCGACGAGCGCGGGTTGGCCTCGAGCACGTAGACCTTGCCATCCTTGTAGGCCATCTGGATGTTGACGCAGCCGATGACGTTGAGTGCCAGGGCGATCTTCCGGGTGATATCGCGCACCTGGTCCTGCACTTCTTTAGAGAGTGATTGGGGAGGTATGACGCAGGCCGAATCTCCCGAGTGGATGCCCGCCTCCTCGATGTGCTCCATGATGGCGCCGATGAGGACGTCTTTGCCGTCACTGATGGCGTCGACGTCGATCTCCGTGGCGTCCTCCAGGAAGTCGTCGATGAGCACCGGGTGTTTGCGGGAGACTTTGACCGCCTCGGTCATGTACCGCTCCAGGTCGGCCTCGTCGTAGACGATCTCCATGGCCCTGCCGCCCAGCACGTACGACGGCCTGACGAGTATGGGGTAGCCGATGCGGGCCGCCTCGACCTTGGCCTCGTCAGTAGAGTAGGCGATGCCGTGCTCCGGCTGGAGGATGCCCATCTCCTTCATCATCCGGCCCCATAGATCCCGGTCCTCGGCGATGTTCATGTCGTCCGGGCTGGTGCCGATGATGACGGTGTTAAGGTCTTTGCGCCTGTTGAGCTCCATCTGGAGGGGTATGGCCATGTTGACGGATGTCTGGCCGCCGAACTGGACCATGACGCCGTAGGGGCGCTCCTTCTCGATGATGTTCATGACGTGCTCCAGGGTGATGGGCTCGAAGAAGAGCTTGTCCGACACGTCGAAGTCCGTGGATACGGTCTCGGGGTTGTTGTTGATGATGTGGGCCTCGATGCCCGACTCCCGGAGGGCTTTTACGGCGTGGACCGTGCAGTAGTCGAACTCGATGCCCTGGCCTATCCTGATGGGGCCGGCGCCGATGATGAGCACCTTCTTCCTGTCGGAGGGCGTGAGCTCGCATTCCTGCTCGTAGGATGAGTAGTAATAAGGCGTTTTTGCGGCGAACTCGGCGGCGCAGGTGTCGACCATCTTGAACGTGGGGATGATGCCGTACTTGTGGCGCATGTCGCTGATGGCCTCTGGCGAGGTGCCCCTGAGCTCGGCGATCCACTCGTCGGTGAAGCCCATGCGCTTCGCCCTCCGCAACAGGCCGGGGTCGATGTCGGCCTTGAGCGCGTCCGCCATGTCCACGATGTTCTTGAGCTTCTTGATGAACCACGGGTCGATGTTCGTGAGCTTGGCGATCTGGTCGATGGTGAAGGCGCCGGTCTGCAGCGCCTTATAGATGACGAACATGCGCTCATGGGTAGGATTTTTAAGCAGGTCGACCATCTCGGCCCTGGACCAGTTCCCGTATCCCCAGAACTCGCTGATGTCCAGAGAGTTCAGGGCTTTTTGGTAGGCCTCCTCGTACGTGCGGCCGATGGCCATGACCTCGCCCGTGGACTTCATGGACGTGGTGATGTGCCTGTCAGCGTTCTTGAACTTATCGAAGGGCCACCGGGGGATCTTTACGACCACGTAGTCGATGGTGGGCTCGAAAGACGCCGGGGTCTCCATGGTGACCTTGTTCTGGATCTCGTCCAGCCTCAGGCCCAGGGCTATTTTTGCCGCCGTGCGGGCGATGGGGTAGCCCGTGGCCTTGCTGGCCAGCGCCGATGACCTCGATACACGGGGGTTGACCTCGACGATGCGGTAGTCGCCGTCGTTCCAGGCGAACTGGATGTTACAGCCGCCCTCGATGCCCAGCGCGCGGATGATCTTGATCGCCGCGGAGCGGAGCGTCTGGTGGTCCGCGTCAGAGAGCGTCTGGGATGGCGTGACCACGATGGACTCGCCCGTGTGGATGCCCATCGGGTCGATGTTCTCCATGTTACAGATGGTGATGCAGGTGTCGCTGGCATCCCTCATGACCTCGTACTCGAACTCCTTCCAGCCGAGCACGCTCTCCTCTACTAAAATCTGGTGAATGCGGGACTTGTTGAGGCCTATCTCGGCGATGTGCCTGACGTCCTGGACCGTGTGGGCCACGCCGCTGCCCGTGCCGCCCAGCGTGAACGCCGACCTTATGATGAGCGGTAAGCCTAGCCTGTCTATGACCGCGACCGCCTCGTCCACGGTGTGACAGGCGAAGGAGCGGGGCACCTTCTCGCCTATGGACTCCATGGCGTGCTTGAACCGGTCCCTGTCCTCCGTGTCGTAGATGGCCTTCAGGGGGGTGCCTAATATCTTGACGCCGTACTTCTCGAGCACGCCCATTTCGGCCAGCTCTGAGGTGATGTTGAGGCCGGTCTGGCCTCCCAGGCCTGCGAGGATGCCGTCCGGGCGCTCGCGCTCGATGATCTGGGCGACCACGTCCGGGGTGATGGGCTCGATGTACACGGCGTCGGCCATCTCCGGGTCCGTCATGATGGTCGCGGGGTTGGAGTTCACTAAAACGACCTCGATGCCTTCCTCGCGTAACGAGCGGCACGCCTGGCTGCCGGAGAAGTCGAACTCCGCGGCCTGGCCGATTAAGATGGGGCCGCTGCCGATGAGCAGTACTTTCCTGACGTCCGTGCGCTTCGGCATTACCATACACCTGCCTTCTTCACGACGGCGTCGAAGAACCAGTTCGTGTCCCGTGGCCCGGGGCTCGCTTCGGGATGGTACTGGACGCTCATGATGCGCATCTTATCATTTTTCATTCCCTCGACGGTGCCGTCGTTGGCGTTGGTCTGGGTCATCGTCAGGCCCGTGCCCTCGATGGTGTTCGGGTCGACCGCGTAGCCGTGGTTCTGGCTGGTGATGTAGACCTTCTTGTCGATGAGGTCGATGACCGGCTGGTTGGCGCCCCGGTGGCCGAATTTGAGCTTGTACGTGCTGGCGCCCATGGCCAGCCCGATGATCTGGTGCCCGAGGCAGATGCCGAACACGGGGAGCTGGCCCGCGGCCTGCCTGGCGACGGCGATGCCGTTCTTCGCGTCCTGCGGGTCGCCGGGGCCGTTGGAGAAGAGTATGGCGTCGGGCTTGTAGTCCTGTATCGCCTGGTAGGACGTGCTCGACGGCACGACCACGACGTCCGCGTTCCTGCGGGCGAGGCTGTTGATGATGTTCCTCTTGGCGCCGAAGTCCATGACGACGATGCGGGGCCCTGTGCCCTTGACCTCGTAGGGCTGCCTGCACGTGACCTTCTCGACGAGCGTCGGGTCGGGTTTGGAATTCTTCGCCAGCTCGACGGCCTTCTCCCCGTCGTCGCTTCCCACGATGAGCGCCGACCTCATCGTCCCGTAAGTCCGGGTCTTGATGGTGAGCATGCGCGTGTCGACCTCGGCGATGCCCGAGACCTTCTCGTCCGTCAGGAAGGCATCCAGGGACCTCCTGAACCGGGGGTGAGACGGGTGAACGCATTTCTCCCGGATAACGAGGGCTTCGGCCTTGATGCCGTCCGACTGAAAGTTGGCGTCGTTGACGCCGTAATTGCCTATCAAAGGATAAGTGAAAAGAAGTATCTGGCCCTTGTATGAGGGATCAGTGAGCGCCTCCTCGTAGCCCGTGTACGGAGTCGCAAAAACCAGTTCGCCGAGGGTCGTGCCTTCGCGGCCGAACCCTTCCCCGAGCACGCAGGTGCCGTCTTCCAACCCTAATACTGCCTTCATGATTCTCGATACCTGTGCTACATATCCGCATTTTAGTTATATATTTTGCGATACTTGCGGATATTAAAATCCGGCCGCCCATCAGCCGGTTTGTTTTTTTCCGCCGCGCATATCGGACGCGTTTTTTTACCCGGGCGGCATAAAAACATTGTGGCGAGCCAGGCACGAAAGTAGAGGCCTGCCCAAAAAACGATAAATAGCCGGCATTTCATAGACTAATATGCAGAGCAATGGAGAACAATCGTATGATATTTGCCACTCTTAAGGAGGTCCTGGAAGCTGCCAGGGCCGGTAAGTATGCCGTCGGTGCGTTCAACATCAACGACATGGAGATCGCCAAGGCCATCGGCGGGGCCGCAAAGGAAGAAAAGTCGCCCGTCATACTGGCGGTATCGCCGAGCGCCATCAAGTACGCCGGCATCGAGTACATTTATGAGATCGCCCGCGTGACGGCCGATAAGTCCGGCGTCCCCACGGTGCTGCACTTAGACCACGGCACGACGTTTAACGACTGCGTCCAGTGCATCCGGCACGGCTGGTCGTCCGTCATGTTCGACGGCTCGAAGCTGCCGCTGGAGGAGAACATCAAGCAGACCGCCGACATCGTGCGGATCGCGCATGCGGCGGGCGTGTCCGTAGAGGCCGAGCTCGGTAAATTAGCGGGCGTGGAGGGCCACGTCTCAGTGGCGGAGAAGGACGCCATCTTCACGAACCCGGACGAGGCGAAGATGTTCGTGGAAAGGACTGGGGTGGACGCCCTCGCAGTGGCCATCGGCACCTCGCACGGCGCGTATAAATTTAAAGGCGAGGCCACCCTGGACTTCCCGAGGCTGGAGAAGATCGAGAAGCTCGTGAACATACCCATCGTGCTGCACGGCGCATCGGGCGTGCCGAAGGACGTGCTGGACAAGGCCGCGAAGTATGGCGCCAAGCTGCCTGGAGCGGCGGGGGTCCCGAACGATGCCATCAAGCAGGCCATCAGCCTGGGCGTGGCCAAGATCAACATCGACACCGACATCCGGCTGGCGCTTACGGCGGCCATCCGCCAGGTGCTCGCCGAGCATCCCGAGGAGTTCGACCCGCGCAAGATCTTCGGCCCGGCAGAGGACGCCATGAAAGCCGTGGCGAAGGGCAAGATGCAGCTTTTCGGAAGCTCGGGGAAGGCGTAGGTATGGCGGACATAAAGAAGATCGGGATCTTAACGGGCGGGGGCGACTGCCCCGGCCTGAACGCCGTCATCCGGGCGGTCGTCTTCAAGGCGGGCGAGTACGGCTGGCAGGTGCTGGGCGTGAAGTACGGCTGGAAGGGCATGCTGAACGCCGATGCGATACCTCTCACGAGAAATGACGTAAAGGACATCCTGCCCCTCGGCGGCACGATCCTGAAGACGTCGAGGACCAACCCGTACAAGGTCGAGGGCGGCGAGGCGAAGGTGCTGGAGAACGCGAAGAAGATGGGCATCGACTGCCTTGTCGCAGTGGGAGGCGAGGATACCCTGGGCGTGGCCAATAAGCTCACGAAGGCGGGGCTTCGGTGCGTCGGCGTTCCCAAGACCATCGACAACGACCTGGGGGCGACCGACTACACGTTCGGGTACCAGACCGCGGTCCAGATCGCGAGCGATGCCATGGACCGGCTGCACACCACGGCGAAGAGCCACGACAGAGTGCTCGTCTGCGAGGTCATGGGCCGGCACGCCGGCTGGATGACCGTGGACGCGGGCATGTCGGCCAGCGCCCACTGGATATACACGCCTGAGGCGAAGGGCAGCGTCGAAGACTGCTGCAAGATGCTCAAGGAGCGATACGCGAGGGGGGACAAGTACGGCATCGTCGCCGTGGCCGAGGGCGCCGAGTTCAGCGACCTGGACGTCAAGGCGGCTTCCCAGACCACCGACTCGTTCGGGCACGTGAAGCTCGGGGGCGTGGCGGAGACCCTGGCGAAGGAGATCGAGAAGCGCACGGGCCTCGAGACCCGGCACGTGGTGCTGGGCCACACTCAGAGGGGCGGTTCGCCTCTGGCCTATGACCGTATCCTTGGAACGAGGCTCGGCAACAAGGCCGCCGAGATGATCAAGAACGGGCAGTTCGCCATGATGGCGAGCCTGCGGGGCGAGAACGTCGAGGCGGTGCCCATCGAGGAGGCCGTCAAGACGCTGAAGACCGTGCCGCCGCAGTATTACGATGTCGCTAAGACCTTTTTCGGGTGATGCTCTGGAGGGCATCCCCTTAATCTTTTTGCTCAATATTTTTCCCCGTTATGCCGTCTTTGAGTGTACTTAACCACAGAGGCCCGGAGCGCACAGGAGTTTCACAGAGTTCTTTTTAATAATTTGAGGCACGGAGGCCACGGAGCTCGGTTTATTGGCTTATCTGGGGCACAGAGATTATTGAGGCTCGGTTGACCAATAAACAATTACTGGTTTATACTCAGCAGTGACTCTAACAATTCTGTGCCCCAGGAAAGTATAAACCCGTTCTCCGTGCACTCTGAGCCTCCATCTTTTAAAAAAACTCTGTGTAACTCTGCGTTCTCCGTGTCCCTGTGGTTAAGGACACTCCAAGACGGCATAACTGGCAAACCATGCTCTAAATAACATTTATCTATAATTAGCCCGATTTTTTACTGAATGCTCCCGCAGAGACTGACGGCACTCGCCATTATATCCTTATTCATAATGATGCTCATACCCGTGGCCCTGGCCCAGAGCTCCCTCACGGTCGAGGAGTACAAGTACCCCAACGGCACGACGGTGGACGCGATGTGCGTGGACAGCCGGGGCAACGTGTGGCTCGCCCAGAGCTCGCCGGCTACGCTGTACAGGGTCGACCCTTCCGCGGGCACTTTCGATAAGTATGTGATACCCACGAGCTCCGACACCCTGTTCAGGGGCATGAGCGCCGAGGGGAGCTCGTACATATGGATGGCCGACGAGGGCGGGCAGCAGATCATCGGGTACGACGTGGGCAAGAACAAGTTCTACAACTTCACTTTCCCCCTGGACCTCAACCCGACGGACGTCATCGCGCAGGACAACTACCTGTGGGTGGCCTGCAACATGGAGCTCGGCCGGATCAACATGGACACGAACGAGATGAAGGACTACTACGTCGACAGGTACGACGCTTCGCTGGCGGACCTCGCCATGGACAGAATGGGCAACGTCTGGTTCGTGGAATACTCGTCGGGAAAGGTCGGCGGGTACTCCCGGATGGACGACCAGGTGCACATATTCCCGATACCCACTGCCGACTCGAAGCCCACGTGCCTCGGCATCGACTCCCAGGGCCGGCTCTGGTTCCTTGAGAGCGCGTCCAGCAAGCTCGGCATGTTCGACACGAACCTTAACACCTTCAAGGAGATTGACCTCCCGCAGCTCGACGGGGCGCAGGTATACGCAAAGCGCCTGGCCGTGGACTCGGACGATAACGTCTGGCTCACGGATACGGCCAACGGCCGCGTCATTAAATATTATACGGCGAAGGACGCGTTCGTGCCCATAAGCCTGAACGGCACGAAGAGCTATCCCACGCTCATCGAGGCCGACGGCAACACGATATGGGCCGTCGAGAGCGGCGCCTCGTCGCTGGCGAAGATCAGGGCCGACCCGCTGTACGGCCTGGACGCGACCCCCACGCCCACGGCGACTCCGTCGCCGACACCGAGCGCCACCCCGACCCCGAAGCCAACGCCCGGGTTCGAAGTCATTGCTGCGCTCTGCGCGGTATGCATTGTGGCGAGAAAATTTAACAAAAATTAGCTGATGCGGGCGTCCACGACGACGTGCCACACGCCCGGCGAGTACTTCTTTACTTTTATCTTCTCTAATATCTCGGCCTTCCGGCCCTGCTCCTTCGCCGCGTCCTTAATATTCTGTACGGGCCTGTCGAACACGAGCTTATCCGGCGTGGTCTCGTGGTAGTGCAGTATGCCCCCCCGCTTCAGCGCCCGGATGCCCCAGGGCAGGTACTCCTGCGTTGTCCCCACGTATCCCATGATGGCACGGTCAGCCCACCCTTCGGGCGCCTTCTCGCGGCAATCCCCCAAAACGGGCTCGACGATGTCCTCCACATGGTTCAGGCGCACGTTCTCGCAGAGATAGCCGTAAGACTCCGGGTTCAGCTCGATGGCCAGGATCTTCCCGGGCCTGGCGTGGACGGCCATCGGTAAACTAAAGTACCCGATGCCGGCGAACATGTCCACGACCCTCTCGCCCTTGCCAACGGTGCCCATCCGCCGCCGCTCGTAGAAATTACCCTGGGAGAACATGATCTTCGCCACGTCCAGCTTGTAGACCACGTAGTTCTCCTTGTGCAGGGTCTCCGTGCCGTCGCCTGAAATTCGCTCGAACACCGGCTGCCGGTACTCGCCGGCGATGCGGTGGGTCTCCATCACGGTCCTGCACCGGGGATAGAGCGTTAATAGCGCCTCTGCTATGAGCGCCTTCTTCGTCTGGAGTACCGGAGGAATATGGATAAGCAAAACCTCCCCGATGATCTGCCATCCCCGGGGAAGTACGGCTAGTTCTTCTGGCGTCAAACGGTCCTTTAAAAGAGTTGCGAGGGGGTCCGCAGGCACGGGGATGCCTCTCTGCTTATTGAACATCTTCGAGTTATTCTTCCCCACGGCCGCCCCCCGGCAGCAGGAACACGCCTTCCCTGGTCTTGATGACCTGGACGTCCTCGCCCGGCTTCTTGTTCAGGAACGCGGGCTTCCTGATGGTGAGCGGGACATAGCTCTCGGGATCCAGTATCTGGATCGAGTTACCGTCCTCGGACACCAGCACGGTGGACGTGCCCTCTCTTGCGCTGGCGGCCTTCGGGGGCTCCTCCTCCGCCTCGATGGACGTGGAGAAGCCGGTGGCCAGGTCCGTG encodes:
- the carB gene encoding carbamoyl-phosphate synthase large subunit, whose translation is MPKRTDVRKVLLIGSGPILIGQAAEFDFSGSQACRSLREEGIEVVLVNSNPATIMTDPEMADAVYIEPITPDVVAQIIERERPDGILAGLGGQTGLNITSELAEMGVLEKYGVKILGTPLKAIYDTEDRDRFKHAMESIGEKVPRSFACHTVDEAVAVIDRLGLPLIIRSAFTLGGTGSGVAHTVQDVRHIAEIGLNKSRIHQILVEESVLGWKEFEYEVMRDASDTCITICNMENIDPMGIHTGESIVVTPSQTLSDADHQTLRSAAIKIIRALGIEGGCNIQFAWNDGDYRIVEVNPRVSRSSALASKATGYPIARTAAKIALGLRLDEIQNKVTMETPASFEPTIDYVVVKIPRWPFDKFKNADRHITTSMKSTGEVMAIGRTYEEAYQKALNSLDISEFWGYGNWSRAEMVDLLKNPTHERMFVIYKALQTGAFTIDQIAKLTNIDPWFIKKLKNIVDMADALKADIDPGLLRRAKRMGFTDEWIAELRGTSPEAISDMRHKYGIIPTFKMVDTCAAEFAAKTPYYYSSYEQECELTPSDRKKVLIIGAGPIRIGQGIEFDYCTVHAVKALRESGIEAHIINNNPETVSTDFDVSDKLFFEPITLEHVMNIIEKERPYGVMVQFGGQTSVNMAIPLQMELNRRKDLNTVIIGTSPDDMNIAEDRDLWGRMMKEMGILQPEHGIAYSTDEAKVEAARIGYPILVRPSYVLGGRAMEIVYDEADLERYMTEAVKVSRKHPVLIDDFLEDATEIDVDAISDGKDVLIGAIMEHIEEAGIHSGDSACVIPPQSLSKEVQDQVRDITRKIALALNVIGCVNIQMAYKDGKVYVLEANPRSSRTIPFVSKATGLPLAKIAAKAIIGYSLKEMGYTEEPKPKYVSVKEVVLPFDKLPGADPLLGPEMRSTGEVMGIDTDFGKAFFKAEQSAFNSLPLEGTVFISVRDEDKKEMARLAKVLHANGLKLIGTTGTKKYLEAQGIPVTLISKVHEGSPNVIDLMRRGKVDLIINTPTSKMARKDGSRIRRAAIDYDVPYLTTIQAVRASADAINAMGKRKMSILSLNEYLGHAAAPVPAVDAFKTREPAA
- the carA gene encoding glutamine-hydrolyzing carbamoyl-phosphate synthase small subunit; this translates as MKAVLGLEDGTCVLGEGFGREGTTLGELVFATPYTGYEEALTDPSYKGQILLFTYPLIGNYGVNDANFQSDGIKAEALVIREKCVHPSHPRFRRSLDAFLTDEKVSGIAEVDTRMLTIKTRTYGTMRSALIVGSDDGEKAVELAKNSKPDPTLVEKVTCRQPYEVKGTGPRIVVMDFGAKRNIINSLARRNADVVVVPSSTSYQAIQDYKPDAILFSNGPGDPQDAKNGIAVARQAAGQLPVFGICLGHQIIGLAMGASTYKLKFGHRGANQPVIDLIDKKVYITSQNHGYAVDPNTIEGTGLTMTQTNANDGTVEGMKNDKMRIMSVQYHPEASPGPRDTNWFFDAVVKKAGVW
- a CDS encoding class II fructose-bisphosphate aldolase: MIFATLKEVLEAARAGKYAVGAFNINDMEIAKAIGGAAKEEKSPVILAVSPSAIKYAGIEYIYEIARVTADKSGVPTVLHLDHGTTFNDCVQCIRHGWSSVMFDGSKLPLEENIKQTADIVRIAHAAGVSVEAELGKLAGVEGHVSVAEKDAIFTNPDEAKMFVERTGVDALAVAIGTSHGAYKFKGEATLDFPRLEKIEKLVNIPIVLHGASGVPKDVLDKAAKYGAKLPGAAGVPNDAIKQAISLGVAKINIDTDIRLALTAAIRQVLAEHPEEFDPRKIFGPAEDAMKAVAKGKMQLFGSSGKA
- a CDS encoding 6-phosphofructokinase, which gives rise to MADIKKIGILTGGGDCPGLNAVIRAVVFKAGEYGWQVLGVKYGWKGMLNADAIPLTRNDVKDILPLGGTILKTSRTNPYKVEGGEAKVLENAKKMGIDCLVAVGGEDTLGVANKLTKAGLRCVGVPKTIDNDLGATDYTFGYQTAVQIASDAMDRLHTTAKSHDRVLVCEVMGRHAGWMTVDAGMSASAHWIYTPEAKGSVEDCCKMLKERYARGDKYGIVAVAEGAEFSDLDVKAASQTTDSFGHVKLGGVAETLAKEIEKRTGLETRHVVLGHTQRGGSPLAYDRILGTRLGNKAAEMIKNGQFAMMASLRGENVEAVPIEEAVKTLKTVPPQYYDVAKTFFG
- a CDS encoding virginiamycin B lyase family protein gives rise to the protein MLPQRLTALAIISLFIMMLIPVALAQSSLTVEEYKYPNGTTVDAMCVDSRGNVWLAQSSPATLYRVDPSAGTFDKYVIPTSSDTLFRGMSAEGSSYIWMADEGGQQIIGYDVGKNKFYNFTFPLDLNPTDVIAQDNYLWVACNMELGRINMDTNEMKDYYVDRYDASLADLAMDRMGNVWFVEYSSGKVGGYSRMDDQVHIFPIPTADSKPTCLGIDSQGRLWFLESASSKLGMFDTNLNTFKEIDLPQLDGAQVYAKRLAVDSDDNVWLTDTANGRVIKYYTAKDAFVPISLNGTKSYPTLIEADGNTIWAVESGASSLAKIRADPLYGLDATPTPTATPSPTPSATPTPKPTPGFEVIAALCAVCIVARKFNKN
- a CDS encoding class I SAM-dependent methyltransferase; translation: MGKNNSKMFNKQRGIPVPADPLATLLKDRLTPEELAVLPRGWQIIGEVLLIHIPPVLQTKKALIAEALLTLYPRCRTVMETHRIAGEYRQPVFERISGDGTETLHKENYVVYKLDVAKIMFSQGNFYERRRMGTVGKGERVVDMFAGIGYFSLPMAVHARPGKILAIELNPESYGYLCENVRLNHVEDIVEPVLGDCREKAPEGWADRAIMGYVGTTQEYLPWGIRALKRGGILHYHETTPDKLVFDRPVQNIKDAAKEQGRKAEILEKIKVKKYSPGVWHVVVDARIS